A single window of Xylocopilactobacillus apicola DNA harbors:
- a CDS encoding CPBP family intramembrane glutamic endopeptidase: protein MKKLLKKIESNHWWRSFASLLAIVFLMICYNWQGVLLNKAIKLKQLEDETSYDQQIMLETFYILAFVIIILLGIILYVKLTQKKVFERISWQKLKIVLLMFATSVVIQVLLNLLDQVINGQAQTANNRQIEEIASLRPDFAVVLIGSAILLSPIFEEIIYRGLFIDGIFKEHRMVGTIVQAVVFGASHSTDNIIQFLIFFVTGLFLGLIYWKTKKLQYSMLGHFTQNLIAGAMMVYDLIS, encoded by the coding sequence TTGAAAAAATTATTAAAAAAAATTGAATCAAATCATTGGTGGCGAAGTTTTGCCTCATTATTGGCGATCGTCTTCTTAATGATCTGTTATAACTGGCAGGGAGTTCTGTTAAACAAGGCCATAAAATTAAAGCAATTAGAAGACGAAACTTCCTATGATCAACAGATCATGCTGGAAACTTTTTATATCTTGGCTTTTGTGATTATCATCCTGCTAGGAATTATTTTATATGTTAAATTGACTCAAAAAAAGGTTTTTGAGCGAATTAGTTGGCAGAAATTGAAAATTGTCTTACTGATGTTTGCTACAAGCGTTGTGATTCAGGTGCTTCTTAATTTGTTGGATCAAGTTATTAACGGTCAGGCTCAAACTGCTAATAATCGGCAAATTGAAGAAATAGCTAGTCTGCGCCCAGATTTTGCAGTCGTCCTGATTGGTAGCGCGATCTTACTTTCTCCAATTTTTGAAGAAATAATTTATCGCGGTCTCTTCATCGACGGAATCTTTAAAGAGCATCGAATGGTAGGGACAATTGTGCAGGCAGTCGTGTTTGGAGCGTCGCATTCCACTGATAATATCATCCAATTTTTAATCTTTTTTGTTACAGGGTTATTTCTGGGTCTGATTTATTGGAAAACGAAAAAGCTGCAATACTCAATGCTTGGACATTTCACACAAAATTTAATTGCAGGTGCGATGATGGTTTATGATTTGATTTCTTAG
- a CDS encoding acyl-CoA thioesterase, translating to MSKQIKISDTITITTNHVMPNQLNGHNTMFGGEILSLIDRTAAISANLVTKEPIATVSLDEVNFIKPILPNSIYTLTCYASGTDDRSIEVFFKIKARELKENQMQTKVTGFITFALLNSATLDLELHPTNPEEEYVLDHFTARLEKRGIKIANLRDLLKIID from the coding sequence TTGTCTAAACAAATCAAAATTTCTGATACGATTACTATTACTACCAATCATGTAATGCCCAATCAGCTCAACGGGCACAACACAATGTTCGGCGGAGAGATCCTCTCATTAATTGACCGAACCGCAGCAATTTCTGCCAATCTGGTCACCAAAGAACCAATCGCAACTGTTTCGCTTGATGAGGTGAACTTTATTAAACCGATCCTGCCAAACAGTATTTATACTTTAACGTGCTATGCCAGTGGTACTGATGACCGCTCAATTGAAGTTTTTTTCAAAATTAAAGCCCGTGAGCTAAAAGAAAACCAAATGCAAACCAAAGTTACTGGTTTTATCACTTTTGCCCTTTTAAATTCTGCTACGCTTGACCTCGAATTACATCCAACTAATCCCGAAGAAGAATATGTTTTGGATCATTTCACAGCTCGTCTAGAAAAACGCGGAATCAAAATTGCTAATTTAAGAGATCTTTTAAAGATTATTGACTAA
- a CDS encoding GNAT family N-acetyltransferase, translating to MKIKPFDCVSKEHYDLLLSADPDRRMVDSYLARAEKFEAVIDDQLVGLIVLIDTHPRTLEIVNLAVKEAFQNQGIAQRLLEFAETWAKDQQVRTLEIATGTTSFAQLYLYQKMGIRVISVERDFFTRNYQAPIIENKLLLKDLLRLNKRIFG from the coding sequence ATGAAAATTAAACCGTTTGATTGTGTATCGAAAGAACACTATGATTTGTTGTTAAGCGCTGATCCCGATCGCCGCATGGTTGATAGCTATTTAGCGCGCGCAGAAAAATTCGAAGCAGTGATTGACGACCAGCTGGTAGGATTAATCGTTTTGATTGATACGCATCCGAGGACGCTTGAAATCGTTAATCTGGCTGTCAAAGAAGCATTTCAAAATCAAGGAATTGCTCAAAGGTTGTTAGAGTTCGCGGAGACTTGGGCGAAAGACCAACAAGTGCGGACTTTAGAGATTGCAACGGGGACGACAAGTTTTGCTCAATTGTACTTGTATCAAAAAATGGGGATTCGGGTGATTAGTGTCGAGCGTGATTTCTTCACCCGCAACTATCAAGCCCCCATTATCGAAAATAAATTATTGTTAAAAGATTTGTTGCGTTTAAATAAGAGAATTTTTGGATAA
- a CDS encoding Panacea domain-containing protein, with protein sequence MGMHEFAKHILAVADQRNLSCSNLQLQKVMYFAIKDYLDDHPGEDGLSFVKEMYDLPFKTWDYGPLIPSIYHEYGIYGNTSIPENGTYQEKYKDFDQYIANRLNKDIFDLVKESHQQPLWSNNQKEILNRSNTFNYRIEDIVE encoded by the coding sequence ATGGGAATGCACGAATTTGCTAAACACATCCTAGCTGTTGCGGATCAAAGAAATCTTTCTTGCTCAAATTTACAACTTCAAAAAGTGATGTATTTCGCCATTAAAGACTATTTAGATGATCACCCAGGTGAAGATGGGCTTTCCTTTGTGAAGGAAATGTATGATCTTCCTTTTAAGACTTGGGACTACGGTCCGTTAATTCCCTCTATCTATCACGAGTATGGGATATACGGCAATACCTCAATCCCCGAAAATGGAACCTATCAGGAAAAATATAAAGATTTTGATCAATATATAGCTAATCGATTAAATAAAGATATTTTTGATTTAGTAAAAGAAAGCCATCAGCAACCGCTTTGGTCGAATAACCAAAAAGAAATTCTAAATCGTTCGAATACTTTTAATTATAGGATTGAAGATATTGTCGAATAA
- a CDS encoding DUF3114 domain-containing protein, with protein MGKLHWEQAETEEVINSLVQQTEKLKPMISLLSQSITNFQTKVGDNSVLAGIANSKMSISLTAYIIPVLRAFRDFNERLTQKIAIFNRTESKLRSQGSVLDEETLESTLDELSEIEIKLQTLREAQSFTSNLFTEELAIIEVLSEALEAIGSYQISSDGSLLIVDQTNWLEKLKFYSEVNLERFLDLLDCSEDNFRELVRKILADLRSDGWAAASLQRFVKIINAQLFSLNKLQNAARQVGSQVFLDLWSAWQCSDSKSAQDKLRLLLKIIQLPLDLPQSPALVAELISHFDHSLDPANEFWDDLSKTVQLAFANGNISDYKELGKQIHNLRYVISAQQAQYIRDSDPGNKTDGEKLALYLTKHDYTTEESDRLHQKGYYNGKFMQYPAGYANGDIKVVVNFHSEFILNSEGRFQNEIDPEGASENGIVNGASFNYADNNDRDKAKTHKRLDVEYADFDPAWRDYTINKSLKDKNNPVRYVSPTNFHPLLKTAKVGSEWNRSYQNPDGYYQINGLSSEQNSKRLRAEFNNLVETLRQKKKGS; from the coding sequence ATGGGGAAATTACACTGGGAACAAGCAGAAACAGAAGAAGTGATTAACTCCTTGGTTCAACAAACTGAAAAGCTGAAGCCAATGATCAGTTTGTTGAGCCAAAGTATCACTAATTTCCAAACAAAAGTTGGGGATAATAGCGTTTTGGCGGGTATTGCCAATTCAAAAATGTCTATCTCGTTAACAGCATATATTATCCCTGTGCTCAGGGCTTTCAGGGATTTTAACGAAAGGCTAACTCAAAAAATTGCGATCTTTAATCGAACTGAAAGTAAATTGCGCTCGCAAGGTTCGGTCTTAGATGAAGAAACACTTGAAAGTACTCTAGATGAACTATCAGAAATTGAAATAAAACTTCAAACTCTGCGAGAAGCTCAAAGTTTTACAAGTAATTTATTCACAGAAGAGCTGGCGATTATTGAGGTTTTATCCGAAGCTTTAGAAGCAATTGGATCTTATCAAATTAGTTCTGATGGAAGTTTGTTAATTGTAGATCAAACTAATTGGCTGGAGAAACTGAAATTTTACTCCGAGGTAAATTTAGAAAGATTTCTGGATTTGTTGGACTGTTCGGAAGATAATTTTCGAGAACTTGTAAGAAAAATTCTTGCGGATCTTAGGTCTGACGGTTGGGCGGCAGCGAGTTTACAAAGGTTTGTAAAAATCATTAACGCTCAATTATTCAGTTTGAATAAACTTCAAAATGCTGCGAGGCAGGTGGGAAGCCAGGTTTTCCTTGATCTGTGGTCTGCTTGGCAATGTAGCGATTCTAAATCAGCACAAGATAAATTGCGATTATTGCTTAAAATCATTCAGCTTCCGCTAGATTTACCTCAGTCACCAGCGCTTGTCGCCGAGTTAATTAGTCATTTTGATCATAGTCTCGATCCAGCCAATGAATTTTGGGATGATCTGTCGAAAACGGTTCAACTGGCTTTTGCAAATGGAAATATCAGCGATTATAAGGAGCTGGGTAAGCAAATTCATAATCTTCGGTACGTGATTTCTGCCCAGCAAGCTCAATATATTAGAGATTCTGATCCTGGCAACAAAACCGACGGCGAGAAACTGGCGCTATATTTAACAAAGCACGATTACACGACTGAGGAGTCTGATCGTCTTCACCAAAAAGGCTATTATAACGGTAAATTTATGCAATATCCTGCTGGATACGCTAATGGCGACATCAAGGTAGTGGTCAATTTTCATAGTGAATTTATTTTAAATAGTGAGGGAAGATTTCAAAATGAAATTGACCCTGAGGGTGCGAGCGAAAATGGCATCGTTAACGGCGCAAGTTTTAATTATGCCGACAACAACGACAGAGATAAAGCCAAAACTCATAAACGATTGGATGTAGAATACGCAGATTTTGATCCCGCTTGGCGCGATTACACTATCAATAAATCATTAAAGGATAAAAATAATCCGGTTAGGTATGTTTCACCAACGAATTTTCACCCGCTATTAAAAACTGCGAAAGTTGGTTCAGAGTGGAATAGGAGCTATCAGAATCCTGACGGATATTATCAAATCAACGGCTTATCTTCGGAGCAAAATTCCAAGCGCCTTCGGGCAGAGTTCAATAATTTGGTGGAAACTTTAAGGCAAAAGAAGAAGGGATCATAA
- a CDS encoding TipC family immunity protein produces MKKRTINIWSVIVTIILLFFSYKVVKVQNIYDEIYYDSKEATGELLDRRSHLGNIKGISRTKPISFQEDNYVNVSEGYDKKYLPPTMNSLYIVNDPSKKKLVIDITYRIDSRTILYLSSRYNLKRKELKKEIYFVKSDQDESIEDPKKVKTLIDKYHISKEQLDYWYELGMKKTLLEDWCLVYPSRFSPEKLGHLKIETQWADYK; encoded by the coding sequence ATGAAAAAGAGAACGATTAATATTTGGTCAGTGATTGTTACGATTATTCTTCTATTCTTTAGCTATAAGGTAGTCAAAGTTCAAAATATTTATGATGAGATTTATTATGACAGCAAAGAAGCGACGGGCGAACTTCTTGATCGCAGATCGCATTTGGGTAATATTAAAGGAATTTCTAGGACAAAACCGATATCTTTTCAGGAAGATAACTATGTAAATGTTTCAGAAGGGTATGATAAAAAATATTTACCCCCTACTATGAACTCTCTTTATATCGTTAATGATCCAAGTAAAAAAAAATTGGTTATAGATATTACCTATAGAATTGATTCAAGAACCATTCTATATCTTTCAAGCAGATATAACTTAAAACGCAAAGAATTAAAAAAAGAAATATATTTTGTTAAATCTGATCAAGATGAATCTATAGAAGATCCCAAAAAAGTTAAAACTCTGATCGATAAATATCATATTTCCAAAGAACAGCTGGATTATTGGTACGAATTGGGGATGAAGAAAACACTTTTGGAAGATTGGTGCTTGGTGTACCCAAGCAGGTTTAGCCCAGAGAAGCTGGGTCACTTGAAGATTGAGACCCAGTGGGCAGATTATAAATGA
- a CDS encoding TipC family immunity protein, whose translation MRKKAIIILSIIVAIPLLYIIYKSVKFQNIYDEIYYDSRGATGEIFSRRSTLGNIKGISRSKTSWVHEGDEVIVTESYETKYLPSTMHSLNITNDDVDKTLFIYNSYEINYFVTICLKNNYDPKQKLLKKGIYFIDSRQEGIIDNPKKVKTLIDKYYISKEQLDYWYELGMTKTLLEDWCSVYPSRFSPEKLGHVKIETQWADYK comes from the coding sequence ATGAGGAAGAAAGCAATCATTATTTTGTCAATAATTGTGGCAATTCCCCTTCTGTACATCATTTATAAAAGTGTAAAATTTCAAAATATTTATGACGAAATTTATTATGATAGTAGAGGCGCCACAGGAGAAATCTTTAGTCGGAGGTCAACTTTGGGGAATATAAAGGGGATATCTCGTTCGAAAACATCATGGGTACACGAGGGCGATGAAGTTATTGTTACCGAAAGCTATGAAACTAAATATTTGCCTTCGACAATGCATTCCTTGAACATCACTAATGATGATGTAGACAAAACATTATTTATATATAATTCTTACGAGATAAATTACTTTGTCACAATTTGCCTTAAAAACAATTATGATCCAAAACAAAAATTGTTAAAAAAAGGGATTTATTTTATCGATTCACGACAAGAGGGAATAATAGATAATCCCAAAAAAGTTAAAACTCTGATCGATAAGTATTATATTTCCAAAGAACAGCTGGATTATTGGTACGAATTGGGGATGACCAAAACACTTTTGGAAGATTGGTGTTCGGTGTACCCAAGCAGGTTTAGTCCAGAGAAGCTGGGTCACGTGAAGATTGAGACCCAGTGGGCAGATTATAAATGA
- a CDS encoding TipC family immunity protein: MKKKTAITWSIIVAVPLLFIIYKSVKFQNIYDEIYYDSRGATGEIFSRRSTLGNIKGISGTRTTGGHDYSNSIVTERYETKYLPSTMNSLSISNDDKTISIYNSYNINYNIIICLESDYNPKRKLLKKGIYFIDSRQEGIIDNPKKVKSLIDKYHISKEQLDYWYELGMTRTLLEDWCSVYPSRFSPEKLGHVKIETQWADYK; this comes from the coding sequence ATGAAAAAGAAAACGGCTATTACTTGGTCAATTATCGTTGCAGTTCCTTTATTGTTCATCATTTATAAAAGTGTAAAGTTTCAAAATATTTACGACGAAATTTACTATGATAGCAGAGGTGCCACGGGAGAAATCTTTAGTCGAAGGTCAACTTTGGGGAATATAAAGGGGATTTCGGGAACGAGAACAACAGGGGGTCATGATTATAGTAATTCGATTGTTACCGAAAGATATGAAACTAAATATTTACCCTCGACAATGAATTCGTTAAGTATTTCTAATGATGACAAAACAATATCTATATATAATTCTTACAATATAAATTATAATATCATAATTTGCCTTGAAAGCGATTATAATCCCAAACGAAAATTGTTAAAAAAAGGAATTTATTTTATCGATTCACGACAAGAGGGAATAATAGATAATCCCAAAAAAGTTAAATCTTTGATCGATAAGTATCATATTTCTAAAGAACAGCTGGATTATTGGTACGAATTAGGAATGACTAGAACACTTTTGGAAGATTGGTGCTCGGTGTACCCAAGCAGGTTTAGTCCAGAGAAGCTGGGTCACGTGAAGATTGAGACTCAGTGGGCAGATTATAAATGA
- a CDS encoding DUF4176 domain-containing protein codes for MLAIGSVVYLTNGNQKVMILNWGPIIDQGGEKVYFDYTGALYPSGLDPEQVYYFNDEDVDEVVHEGYKDDDGQRFEIMYEKWVEENAGKIKKGVPDAL; via the coding sequence ATGTTAGCAATTGGAAGTGTAGTGTATCTCACAAACGGAAATCAGAAGGTGATGATTCTTAATTGGGGACCAATCATTGATCAAGGTGGGGAGAAAGTGTATTTCGATTATACAGGTGCGTTGTATCCATCAGGCTTAGATCCTGAACAAGTATATTACTTTAACGACGAAGACGTTGATGAAGTGGTTCATGAGGGTTACAAAGATGATGATGGACAAAGGTTTGAGATCATGTACGAGAAATGGGTTGAGGAAAACGCTGGTAAGATTAAAAAAGGGGTGCCGGATGCTCTGTAA
- a CDS encoding TipC family immunity protein, with protein MKKKTAITWSIIVAVPLLFIIYKSVKFQNIYDEIYYDSAGATGEIFSRRSTLGNIKGISGTKTSSIHEGDEVIVTERYGASYLPSKINSLYVVNESNKKKLFIDITYRLDSKTVLYLSSSYNAKGKELKKDIYYVASDQDGSIKDPKKVKSLIDKYHISKEQLDYWYELGMTKTLLEDWCSVYPSRFSPEKLGHVKIETQWADYK; from the coding sequence ATGAAAAAGAAAACGGCTATTACTTGGTCAATTATCGTTGCAGTTCCTTTATTGTTCATCATTTATAAAAGTGTAAAGTTTCAAAATATTTACGACGAAATTTACTATGATAGTGCAGGTGCCACAGGAGAAATCTTTAGTAGAAGGTCAACTTTGGGGAATATAAAGGGGATTTCGGGAACGAAAACATCATCAATTCACGAGGGAGATGAAGTTATTGTTACCGAAAGATATGGAGCTAGTTATTTGCCTTCGAAAATAAATTCACTTTACGTCGTTAATGAATCAAATAAAAAAAAATTGTTTATAGATATTACCTATAGACTTGACTCAAAGACCGTTTTATATCTTTCAAGCAGCTATAACGCAAAAGGAAAAGAATTAAAAAAAGATATCTATTATGTTGCATCAGATCAAGATGGATCTATAAAAGATCCCAAAAAAGTTAAATCTCTGATCGATAAGTATCATATTTCTAAAGAACAGCTGGATTATTGGTACGAATTAGGAATGACCAAAACACTTTTGGAAGATTGGTGCTCGGTGTACCCAAGCAGGTTTAGTCCAGAGAAGCTGGGTCACGTGAAGATCGAAACCCAGTGGGCAGATTATAAATGA